The genomic region TGTGATATGTTTGTTGATTATATCATCTACCAAGGTTTAAATTCCTCAAAGTATGATATAAGAGATGATTTCAAGATCATGCTCTGGAAGATTTTGACAGAATGGATACCTTTCACTCTCAATCTATAATTCTCTGCTGAAGTATAGCGTAGATTCATGCTCCCATATCAGATAACAAAATAAATTCGTGAATGATATAAAATCATCTATCAAAAATTAACATAAAAGCTTAATTTTGATCACTTCTCAAATCTTGTTCCATAAGATCTATGAATTAGAAAACTGTGTTTTGGATGTTATCTTTTGTGAAATTATGATGTGAAACTCATTATTTTGGCTTTTATAAGTTGTATTAATGctgttaaaaaaatttatttatatttgttttttaGTAGTTATGAAGCAACAGCCAATTTTTTTGGTTTATCTTGTGTTCAAGATATTAAAAAGACATTTTTTGGGTTGGATTTTAGGTGCTGTTATCATGTGAATATGCAAAGCAGGTGAAGCATCTAAAAACAGAGTTACATACACTCAGGTTATCAAATGCCAAGCTGAGAAAACAAGCAAGAGAGCTGAACTGGAAGGTCCAGCAAGCAGAGCAAGTAAAACACAGTGACCAAAAACAGCTTTTGACCTTGGGGGCTCAAGTGAAGGCAGGGCCAATGGAAACTGCAAAAAGCTTGAGAACAAATCCTGCAGTactcccagatgaatcaatcaatcCCAAACTGGCTAAACTTCTTAGGAATGTTGCAGTAAACCAGGAGCTCATCATTGGTATTGCCAATTCAAATGTCAAGGACATGCTGCAGATCTGGTTTGAAGGCATTAGGAGAGCTGGCATTACAAATTATCTTGTTGTTGCATTAGATGACCCCATTGTGGAATTCTGCAAATCAAATGATGTTCCAGTGTATCGAATAAAACCAAATGAAAGAATATTAAGCTACTTACAGGGAGACAAGCATGCTGTTTCAGCtctaaaatttgaaatattaaggGAGTTTTTACAGCTAGGATACAGTATTCTGCTATCTGGCATAGATATTGTTTATCTGCAGAATCCATTTCATTTTCTTCACAGGGATTGTGATGTGGAATCCATGACCGATGGCTACACAGATCTTCAAGCTTATGGGTATGATGATGTCTTCGACGATCCTGCAATGGGCTGGGGTCGTTATGACCACACAATTAGGGTTTGGGCTTACAATTCCGAATTTTTATACATTCGCCCTACAATCCCTTCAATTGAGCTTCTGGATCGAGTTGCAGATCGGCTTTTCAAAGAAAAAGCTTGGGATCAGGCAGTCTTCAATGAGGAGCTCTTTTTCCCATCTTATCCTGGTTATGAAGGGCTTCATGCATCAAGAAGAACAATGGATTATCATCAGTTTTTGAATAGCAAGATTTTGTTTACAAGGTTCAGAAATGATCCAAAAATGGCCAGCTTTAAACCAGTTGTTGTCCACATCAATTTTCATCCAGACAAGCTTACTATAATGAAGGCTGTTGTTGAGTACTATGTGCAGGGGAAGAAAGAAGCTCTTGATCCTTTTCATTGCGACTCTGAAAGTTTTTTGAGAGAGCAACCAATTTAAGATATTCTGAGTTTCCTTCTCTGCTGCAATCTTCAAAATCTACAGCAAGTGTAAAGTCCCTCATATCTCAGGGTGCAGGGGCCTCCATTACTATTTCTTAATCTTTGTGTAGACCTCCTACCAAGCCTGAAATTTCAAACGAATAATGTCTTGTAATTTAACTTCTTTGTTATATAAATaaaatcattattattatttttctagttTGAAAAGGCAATTTATTAATTCCCCTAAGATCTTGTTTATGATCGATACTTCTGAGTTGTCATCTAAGAGGTATTAATGTACATCAAAGCTTAGATTTCAAATGTGATGAACTGAATACAATGAACAAACAACATGATTTTAACTAGCAATTGCGTCTTTGTGTATAATGGGTATACAGAAGATCTGTATGGAAAGTTGATTAGGGAAAACTTTGGTTTATTTTTTCACATATATTTGTGTAGTACATGGAGTCAATTGACAAAAATCTTAATGGAAAAGTGATAGCTTCAGATAAACTATCGATCACTTATAAGGATCCAAATATTATTCAAAATAAAACTATTGAATTGGGAAGATAATTAAAGTCCATTACTAACAAGCTCATGTTATATTTGTtataaggagagggagagatgcGGAGGGATGTGGATTAAAAAAaaggagagatagagggggaagaaTGAGAGGGCGGGAGGGGTAAGGAGATAAAGATGGACATATAGAAGCAAGGGATAGAAGATGATGAGAGATAGAAAAATAGAGGtcaaggaagagggagagagagatggatggatagagagaggaagaCATGTTTACTGATAGAGGGAAGAAaaggatagaggtagagatgaagataaagtgagagagtgagagaggaagagggagataaatagatagagaggtagagacaaCGAGATAAACATGGGGATAGGGAGGGAGATATGGGGAGAGATAGAGAAGAGGGAGGGAGAAAAAGGGAGAGAAATACACGTAGAGAAAGATATAGATGGAGAAACATGGAGTGTGTGTGTGTATGGTGAGAGAATGATGtgagagagataaagaggaagacaaatatgtataaatagatagagagggagggagagggagagggagagggagaaaagagagagaggagagagaattaGATAGATATAGAAAGAGGAAGtgatagggagagggggagagagataaagagagaaagaAGGAGAGACAGATATTATTTGAGAAAGATAGAGGGGGAAGTGAGAGAAAGATATTAAaaagttaaataataatatttttaaaataattgaataatatatattaaaattaattatctatatttattatatattaatataaaagtcattcaaacaaataaaaaataaagtttttaaagtttttaaaaatatgatttattatttacatattatatttattatttcaaaaataaattaaattaatatattattatataataattgttaaaatcttaaaaatataaataatatttaaaagttGTAAATATATAATTGACTATTTATacattatatttaaataatatagtTTGAACCCCAATCCTTTAATCTtagatatatattttaattaaatcactACATATAGATTGGACAAAACATATCTAATACATTTAAAGACACAACATTTAATTATTAaccaaaatatatattaataaatcaaTCAATTCTAATCAATTCATATTATATTTTTTAGTAGATTTTTTTTCTATAAGAtacataattataaattaaattaattttaataacttttaattattatttgtaatttcataaaagggggaataattaaaataaattttaatattaatctAAATTAAAATTTAGAATAGAATAAACTAAACATAAATTAGAAATATATGAAAATTCAAATATAGACATAaataataatttcaaaaaaattaataataattttttttattaagctactaaataattaaattaaaaagtgaaacttttttttaattaatgaaatttgaaatattaataaaaacATGTACCTACGAAGTATAACTAATATATTACAaacaatattaatattaattgATAATCAATTGGGAACATAATCAAGATAATCAAGATAATTAGGAACAAGATCATTACAAACAATATTAATATTACTTGATAATTCAAGTAAAACTACtaaattagaaagataatcaagaTAATTAGGAACaagatcatgttatgtttgcaagaaGAAGAcagagagagatggaaggagagatagGCCtataaagagggatagagagaggagGAAGAGAGAGAAATAGGGGATAGAGATAgtgatggagatggatatggatatgaataagagggatatggagaggagagggtgagatgaagagatagaaatgagagagagtgagatagaaagataaagatagagatagtaagtgatatatagagagggggagagagggagatatgtaGTGATAAAGAGAGATGGAGAGGTAATGAGATAGAGAAAGATGGATAGATGGAAAAACTAtgtagagagagagtgagaggatAGTGATATGTATGAATATAGGAGGATTGAGAAAGAGGTAGGGAGTGGTAGAGAAAGATATAGATAGAAAGTGGAACGGAGAGGAGAGAagtgagagggagggagagagatggaaatagagaaatagagagatagagtagttgagatggagagagatatatatttggagataatgatatatagatagagagggagaggaaatgTGACATAGATAATCtataaagagagagggagaaagatagatagatagagatagatatggggaGGGAGAAATAGAAAGAGTGTGTATGTATGAgtgagagggagatggagagggataTATAGAGATAAGGGGAGGGAGAGAAGTAGAGATAGGAGAGATGagaaatagagaaatagagaaaggaGTGATAGTGAGATAGATATAGAAAAGAGAGATAGAGGGGTAGTTATaactttggagagagagagagagagaggagagagaaggatAAATATACAGTTTAAGTGAGATATAGAGAGTGGATAAAGGGATATAAAGAGAGTGGGAGAGATAGAGTAGGGAGAGattgagagatagagatagggagggagaaacgtggagtgagagagtgtgtgtgtgtgagatatatatatatatatatatatatatatatatatatatagtgatggggaggagaaatagggagtgtgtgagtgagtgaggatatggagatagagatagagatagagatagagatagagagtggTATATATAGAAATAGAGAACTAGAGAAGGACAAAAATAGAGAGAGGGTAGAGGGTAATTAGAGAGATAGAAATAttgagtgatagggagagagatgcggggagaggtaaggagatagagatagggggagagatagtgaggaatatagatatagagatatatatgatgATGTTTATGGAtagggagagggggggagggagatggagagataaacAGAGAGAGACATGAAAAAGATAGAGGTATTTATTTAATAACTTGTGTTTCTCATATCATATGACTCTTCAGAAGGAGCAACTATCTACTTACCATTCTTATGATGGAGAAGAATTGTGTCTAGGCAATAATAGTTTCCATTATATTGTTGGTTGTAGGAAGATGCAATTGTTTTTTAATCTTTGTGGGTAACAATGTCTCATGGAAAATGATAATTTCAATAATAGTAACACATTGATCAATTACAATTAAATGCACTTTTTAGACATAGAGGATTAAGATGGCTTCAATTGTCTTGCATGACTAGAAATACCTATCAATTGTAGATCCTGAATACCCaagatataataaattaattataaatggtcacataaatctatttattaataaataattatcactaataatatataaaagaatataaGTATTTAGATGATTAATCGTTCTTTCCTACAAA from Cryptomeria japonica chromosome 3, Sugi_1.0, whole genome shotgun sequence harbors:
- the LOC131075780 gene encoding arabinosyltransferase RRA2-like, giving the protein MTSGKKDGLLFKATGSPFGVSRLAVAVGAGILIVLIWTYLYPLDFLPSSAPNYVSNALSHVSLQVLLSCEYAKQVKHLKTELHTLRLSNAKLRKQARELNWKVQQAEQVKHSDQKQLLTLGAQVKAGPMETAKSLRTNPAVLPDESINPKLAKLLRNVAVNQELIIGIANSNVKDMLQIWFEGIRRAGITNYLVVALDDPIVEFCKSNDVPVYRIKPNERILSYLQGDKHAVSALKFEILREFLQLGYSILLSGIDIVYLQNPFHFLHRDCDVESMTDGYTDLQAYGYDDVFDDPAMGWGRYDHTIRVWAYNSEFLYIRPTIPSIELLDRVADRLFKEKAWDQAVFNEELFFPSYPGYEGLHASRRTMDYHQFLNSKILFTRFRNDPKMASFKPVVVHINFHPDKLTIMKAVVEYYVQGKKEALDPFHCDSESFLREQPI